The segment TTAGCGGATTCTCTACCACCCTCTCCTCTTGTGCCTGGGAGTCAGCTGGTAATTGAAGATTGCAAAATTCACACTCAGGGTATGGAAGCTAGAAATCTGGGAGAGATGGGAGTTAAGATTTGCTCTTCGCTAggtattgaattggaagatggtgaaattgagtCTTTCTCCTTGGAGGGGGAAGAAGACTTTCAACCTGACTCTGATCTTATATTGGAGGATACTACAAAAGGTTTTGGGAAGTTGGATTCAAccattgacaaaccaaattttaagccaaaaggAGTGTGGGGGCGCAAGTCAAAACAATAATGCTAGCAATGGCTGGTTCAACTAGtagtcaaaccaaacttaatttagggaagggaaatacCCTTCCCCAAGAGCAATGAAACTCTTATATTGGAATGTCAAGGGCATCAATATTGTTGAATGGCTAGATCGGTTTCTTGTTACTCGTGATTGGCTAGGAAAAAATATAGCATAAGATTCATTGATTCTCCTGCTTATTGGATCAGATCACTACCCGATCTGTCTGGAGGTCGCCATGGGACAAGTGGAGGGAGGCACtcctttccggtttgagaaaatgtggttcaaagTGCCTGAGCTATATGATCTTATATCTGTTTGGTGGAATGAACCGGTTCTAGGGAACAATTCAAAATTATTCATactcaataagaagctcaagtatattaaggttaagatcaaagaatgCAATAGGAgtcatttcaagaatattcatatggagaaattaagaattaaggttgaGTTGGAAGAAATAACCAATTCTGTTATTACTTCAGGAATGAATGAGGATTTATTTAACAAAGAAAATACTCTCAAATAtgatctaaatgaaatccttcgatgtgaggaaatccattggcgtcaaaaatcaagggagttatggcttaaggaaggtgacagaaacaccaaattcttccacagaTCGGCCATTGCCATTCGCAATAGAAACAGAATATCGGAGATTATGAGACTGGATGGAATCACTATCAGGAACTATGAGGACATTGCACAAGAAATTGTAAGATTCTTTGAATCTTTAATGAATGGTGGTCACCAAATTGATAATGAAGCAAGAGCCAGAATTCTCAAATCAATCCCATCCATAATATCTCATAGTCAAAATAAAGCTCTCTTTaatcctatttcaattgatgaagtaagAAAAATTACCTTCCAGCTGAATCCTGATAAGACTCCTAGTTCTGATGGCTTCCCTGCAGCTTTCTTCCAACAATTCTGGGATATCATCGCTCGAGATCTACATCCTatagtagaagaatcaagaaagaaaatgactatgtTAGGTGCTATTAATCACACCTTTTTTACTTTAATCCTGAAAAAGCCAAACCCTCAACAAATGAGTGATTTTAGgcccatttctttatgcaacatgGTTTATAatattgtaacaaagatcatagccaACAGATTGAAGCCCTTCATTAAACACATCATATCATATGAACAAACTGGATTTACCCCtagaagatccattgtggaaggcataTCATTTCCCATGAAATGCTTCACACAGCCAAGAAAACCAAGGATCCATGCATgattttaaaattggatattctgaaagcttatgatatggtggacaggGGTTTCTTAATTGATgtactaaataaatttggtttttgcAAGGAATGGATCAAATGGGTCACAAGTTGTTTATCATCCCCCAAATTCTTCgttttggttaatggctcatctcaTGGCTTCTTTTCCTCGACAAGAGGAATACGACAAGGTGATCCAATGTCAGCATTTTTGTTTACCATAATGGTTGAAGCCTTAGGTCAatcaataagagctcttcaacaagatgatcgaTGGATTGGAGTCAATATGGCAACAAGGAttgaaaaaatgactcacttgcaatttgttgatgataccattctaTTTGGCTTGTCTTGTAGGAGAGAGGCAAGAATAATTAAATCATGCCTCGATGATTACTGTATGGATTCCGGGCAGAAAATCAATTGGCACAAATctaaagtgttttttgtcaacactccgATTAACTTGCAAGGAGtcttatcaaggattcttaatctcagagttgCAAACTTCCCAAGGAAATTTTTTggaacccccctcttcattggCAGTAACAGAACTTActattggaagcatcttattgataagtgcaaatccaagcttgcaatTTGGAAGGGCAAGTGGTGATCCTCTGctgggaaactcactatgataaaattGGTCCTCTCTACGCTACCagttttttccatggcttgtcTGAGATTACCGATAGCAATAGAAGATGAATTCATCTCTATAATGAGAAATTTCTTTTGGAATGGTTtggatgacaaagggaaatttcctctggtagcttggaaaaagatctgccaaccaaaaaaggcaAGGGGTGCTGGCATTCGACAAATCTCgattatgaatttagctatgggtgcAATATTGGTTCGGGAAATTTGTAGTGGTGGTAAACAAAAATGGGCAAGGcttctaaaacataaatatttggactccctggagccaaaaaggattctcactatAAACAACCCCCCAGAGGTTCGGCCATCTGGAATTTTATTGTGGATAgcagggaaatcataagtgattaggttacctgggatgtcaggaatggaagggatgcctccttttggattgATTCTTGGGCTGGTGAAGTTGCCTTATATCTCAATCCTTCTCTGcaacctattatggtagaaacTTGTTGCCTCTGGGTCacaatatctgtgattatggttatcCTATCCAAAAAATGGCATTGCTAAGTGGAAATGGAACTGCTTGGATCCCTTGGACTTGGATCAGCATCAGAAAGACTTGTTTGCCAACATTCTCAACAAAAAGATTATTTTCCCTTCCCTTGAAaaaggacattattaggtggtgcAATTCCTCTGATGGTTTATAcaaagtatgttttggttacaaattaAAAGAAGCGGCTATAGACAAAAAAGATTGGCTTGTTAATCTTTTTTGGCACCGACATCTCCTTCCCAAAGCAAGCTCATTTGCCTGGTTGGCTTGTCAAAAAAAGACTCTAACTAAAGAAAGGCTCtattcaatgggtatcaatggacccaaCAGATGCATTATATGTCAAGAGCAAGAAGAGAAAGTGGATCATCTACTACTCCACTGCAAGTTCTCCAGCCATTGTTTGTGGCATTTCATGAGAAAATTGAGAATCTTTGGCCCGTTCCCATCAGGGTTGGATGagtggtttttgcaatggcctaaatCGGTAGGATAGGCTATTTTTGTTGATTTACTTTATATTTTACCATCTCTTCTGATTTggtaaatttggaaagaaaggaatcgtagAATTTTCCAGGGTAAAGAGATGAGCTTAATGTCTCTATGTGGGAAAATCGAGAACCACCTGACTGAGCTCTTGAATGTGGCTcctcaatccaaatcattaaagaaaaatatgtATACGAAAAGGGATTGGAAGATTAAGCTGGCACTTCCAAATCTGCTCATTTCACTGCTTTTTGGCAAGGGAACCCCAGTGGATCAGCTCAATCCAAGAGTGGGTGTTGAATGGGAAGTGCTAGAGCCTGGGTCGTGCAAGGTAAACTTTGATAGTGCTTCTGCAGGAAACTCGGGTCAAAGTGGTATTAGGTGTATATTGAGGAACTCCGATGGTAtctgtataaaagaaatctctgaaaagattggaGTTGCCACTAACAATGAAGTTGAATTCAGAGCGGCTTTAAGAGGACTGTAGCTAGGGA is part of the Cryptomeria japonica chromosome 10, Sugi_1.0, whole genome shotgun sequence genome and harbors:
- the LOC131060847 gene encoding uncharacterized protein LOC131060847 — its product is MSLMSLCGKIENHLTELLNVAPQSKSLKKNMYTKRDWKIKLALPNLLISLLFGKGTPVDQLNPRVGVEWEVLEPGSCKVNFDSASAGNSGQSGIRCILRNSDGICIKEISEKIGVATNNEVEFRAALRGL